TAACAATAGATGTTCCAGAAGAATTTATGGGGCCAGTTATGGAAAAGCTTGGACCTAGAAAAGCTGAAATGGTTAATATGACATCAGCAGTTAATGGATATACAAGATTAGAATTCACAGTTCCAGCTAGAGGTCTTATTGGATTTAGAAGTGAATTAATGACTGATACAAAGGGTAATGGAATCATGAATCACGTATTCCATTCATACGAAAAATATAAAGGTGAAATCCCAGGTAGAAGCAGAGGATCAATAGTATCTTTCGAAACTGGAGATTCAATAGCATATGGATTATTTAGTGCTCAAGAAAGAGGTCAGTTATTTATAGGAGCTGGTGTTCCAGTGTATGGTGGTATGGTTGTTGGAGTTTCTGCAAGAGCAGAAGATCTTGAAATCAATGTATGTAAAATGAAGAAACTTACCAATACAAGATCATCAGGTGCTGATGATGCATTAAAATTGACTCCGCCACTTGAAATGTCTCTTGAACAATGTTTAGAATTCATAAATGCTGATGAATTAGTAGAAGTTACACCAAAGTCTATCAGAATGAGAAAAAGAATTTTAGATAGTGCTGAAAGAAGAAGAACGATTAGTAGAAGTAAGAAGTAATTTACTAAAAGTACTTTAAATATTAAATAAAATAAATATAATTAAAGTAAATGGTCTTTTGAGACTATTTACTTTTAATTATATCTAGGAGAAGTTATGAATAAGCATAAATCATTTAGAAAATTCGTACTCATAGGTATCTTTTTTCTATTTGTAATGGTATTATTTTTTACTGTTTCTTATAATAAAGCTATAGATAAGCCATTAAAATCTAATGAAGATACAATTACGATAGAGGTAAAACAAGGGGAAGGTTTTAATGATATATTAAATAAACTAGATAAAGAAAATAAATTATCTAGTAAATTTTTTGTGAAAATAAAGTTGGCTATGGATAAAAGAAATTTTAAATTGCATGAAGGAATCTATGAAATAAATACTAATGCTACATTAGAAAGCTTCATCAATTCTTTGGAAAATGAGAATGGTGACAAGGATTTGGTTAAATTAACAATACCTGAAGGATATTCAATAGATGAAATTGCAGATACTGTTGACGAAAAAGGAATTTGTTCTAAAGAAGATTTCTTAAAAGCAGTTAAAAATTATGATTTGCCTGAATTTGTAAAAGCTGATAATAAAAAAAGATATAATTTAGAAGGATATTTGTATCCTGATACATACTTAGTTAAAAAAGACAGTGATGGGAATTCTTTGATTAAGACTATGCTGAATAGATTTAGTGAGGTATTACAACAGGTAAAGGAAGAAACTAAAACTGACTTAAAAGATGAAGAGGTTGAAAAAATTATTAACATAGCATCAATCATAGAAAAGGAAGCTAGGGTACCAGGAGATAGAACTTTAATTTCTTCTGTAATATATAATAGACTGGATAAAGATATGAAACTGCAAATAGATGCGGCTGTAATTTATGCTTTAGGATACCATGTTGACAAAGTATTAAACAAGCATCTGGAAATTGATTCACCTTATAATGTATATAGATATAAAGGATTACCAGTTGGACCTATATCTAATCCAGGTATTGATTGTATTAAAGCTGCATTAATGCCAGCAAAGACGGAATATTTATATTATGTTTTGCAGACTGATAAAACTCACTATTTTACTAATAATTATAATGATTTTTTAAAGAAGAAAAAGGAATTAGGATATTAATTCAGTTTACAGTGCACAGTTTTCAATTGTAGATTGTGAGTTGAAGTTAGAAGTATGATTGAAATTTGGAGGAAGTTATGAGTGAAATTACATATGACTATATGGAAGAATATATTAGAGGGCTAATTTCAGATAGGGATGGAATATTAAATGAAATAGAGAATTTTGCAAGGGAAAATGGAGTACCTATAGTTCAAAAAGAGACAGGTGTATTTCTTGAATTCATGACTAGTATGAAAAAGCCAAAGAGAATACTAGAATTAGGCACAGCTATAGGTTTTTCGTCAATCTTGATGTATCAAGCAGCAGGAACTGAACCTGAAATTGTAACAATCGAGAGAGATGAAAGAATGATAGAATTAGCAAACGTTAATTTAAATAAATTTAATTTGAGTGAAAAGATAAAGATTGAAGAAGGGGATTGTCTTGAGGTTTTAGAAAAACTGACTGAACCTTTTGATTTGATCTTTATGGATGCAGGCAAAGGACATTATAATCATTTCTTACCACATTGTTTAAGGCTGCTTAAGGAAGATGGAATAATCGTGGCTGATAATGTCCTATTTAGAGGGATGGTTGCATCACAAGATTTGGTGAAAAGAAGAAAAATAACAATAGTAAAAAGAATGAGAACTTATTTGGAATTAGTTACTCAAGATAAAGATTTAATAACATCTGTCATACCTATGGGAGATGGAATTGCAGTTACTAAGAGGAGGTAATTAAAAATGATAAGACCAGAAATTTTGGCACCAGCAGGTAATTTAGATAAGCTTAAGATAGCAATAGATTTTGGAGCAGACGCAGTATATCTTGGAGGAAGTAAGTTGAATTTAAGAGCATTTGCTGATAATTTCACAAATGAACAATTAAAAGAAGGCGTAGAATACGCTCATGAGAGAAATAGAAAAGTCTATGTAACAATGAATGTTTTTCCGCATAATGAAGATTTAAATGGTGCTGAAAATTATATAAAAGAATTATATGAAACAGGTGTTGATGCAATAATAGCATCAGATCCAGCTATAATAGCTACTGCTAGAGAGGTTGCACCAAACTTAGAAATACATTTGAGCACGCAGGCAAATAATGTTAACTGGAGAGCTGCAAAGTTTTGGTATGACCAAGGTGTTAAGAGAATAGTAATGGCTAGAGAGCTTAGTTTGACCGAAATCAAGCAAATGAGAGATAATTTACCTGAAGAATGTGAAATTGAAGCATTTGTTCATGGATCAATGTGTATAAGTTATTCAGGACGATGTTTGATATCTAATTATATGGTTGGAAGAGACGCTAATAGAGGTGCTTGTGCACAAGCATGCAGATTTAAGTATCATTTAGTTGAAGAAAAGAGACCTGGTGAATATTATCCGGTTGTTGAGGATGAAAAAGGAACATATATAATGAATTCAAAAGATTTATGTATGATAGAACATATAGATGATGTTATAAATGCTGGAGTATATTCTCTTAAAATTGAAGGAAGAATGAAGAGTATGTATTATGTTGCTGCAGTAGTGAAATCATATAGGCAAGCTGTAGATGCATATATGAAAGATCCTGGTGATTATAAATTTGATCCAAAATGGATGGAAAATTTAAATAAGGTAAGTCATAGACAATACCATACAGGTTTTTACTATGGCCAAAATGGTGAGCAGGTATACGAAGATTCGGCTTATATAAGAAACGCAGATATAATTGGTATTGTAAGAGCATATGATGAAGAAACACAAATAGCTACTATAGAGCAGAAAAATAAAGTTTTAAATGGTGATACTGTAGAAATACTAAGACCAGAAGGAGAAAATTTTGAGGTTGTACTCCATGATATGACAGAAGAAAATGGAACTCCAATTGAATCTGCTAATAGAGCAAAAATGATTTACAAAGTAAAAGTAGATGTGCCACTAAAGGTAAAAGACTTAATAGTCAAAGACAAATAATGAATAAAACACCTTCTTTAAGGCTAGAATTTAGCTAAAGGAGGTGTTTTATATTTTTACTGAAAAATTTCATATGAATAAAAGGCTAGCACAAATTTTGATTATGTTTATTGTAGTAATATTAATTTTAACAATGCGTTTATCTATGCTTCAAATATATCCATCTGATAAAGTTGTTTCTTCATATCAAAATCATCAAGAAGAAAATATAAGTAATATGAATTATATGATTGTTGATACTAATGGAAAAGATTTGATGAAATATAATAAAAAATATGTGCTTGTGATTGATACTAGGCCTTTCAGTTTAAATAATTATGAAGAAACACTAGAAGACTTAATGGCTTTAAATTTCATAATGAAGTCTGAAACTCCTGATTTTAATTATTCAGAAATAATGAAGCAAAGTGGAAAAGTGTATTTTAATATTTCAGAGGAGACTTATAATAAAATAAATAATCTTAAAAATATAAAAGGAATTTATACTTATATTTCCGATGAAGTTGATACAAAAAAAGCATGGAGTATTAGTAATATGTTATCAAAAATATTAGATGATAAACAGGAATCAAATTCATTAGAGGGGCAGTTATACAATTATTTAAAAGATAATGATAAACCTAAAAATGAATTCTATTTAGATAATAGAGCTGTTTATGCAGAAAAATCTGTAAAAATTAATGATAATAATAGAAACATAAAATTAACAATTGATAAAGAAATTGAGGATAAAATTCGAGAGATTTTAGATAAAGATGAATACTCATATCTTAATAATATAGGAGTAACGATAATGGAAGCAGATACAGGTAAAATTAGAGCTATAGTACAAAAAGATGAGAGTGAAGCTAATATAAATTTAGGAATTCAACAGATTGGCTATGAGCCAGGATCAATTTATAAAAGTATTACTCTCGCAGCGGCTCTGGATATGGGATTAGTAAATGTGAATGATACTTTTGTATGTAGTGGGAAGATATGTAAGGAAGTTCATGGAAAATTATCTGTAGAGCAAGCCTTTGAAAAATCGTGTAATGATATTTTTGCAGAATTAGGAGCTAAGGTTGGTTATGAAAAATTAATGGAATATTCAAAGGAGCAGGGATTATATGATAAAGTTCTAGATTTTAATACTAGCAATAGAGTTGAAGCAACAGGTGTAGAACCTAATATAGATGCAGGAATGAACAATATATCCATAGGTCAATGTATGAATGTGACACCAGTTCAGATGTTAGGAGCTATAAATACAATTATTAATAATGGGGTATATGAGAAACCATATATAGTTGAAGGAATTTTAGACAAGGATGATAATGAAGTAAAAGAATTTCAAACTTCTAAGAAAAAAGTATATAGTGAGACTACGGCAAAACTAGTTAAAAATGCTATGAAGCAGGTTGTAATAAAGGGAACGGGAATAAAAGCTTATATTAGTGATTTAGATATAGGTGGGAAAACTGGATCCTCTACAGGAAATGGAGGCCAGACGCATGGATGGTTTGCAGGTTATTTTAAAGTTGGAGGAAAGAATTATACGATGATTGTGTTTACTCCAAGCATAGAATCAAAGAATAATAATACTAATAATGAGGAATTAGGTGGAGGAGATACAGCTGCACCGATTTTCAAGGATATAGTAAAAAAACTTTCTGGAAATTAACTGAGAAATGTTCAATCTTAAGTTAGAGTGAATATAAAAATAAATGAAGATTGATGGGCAACTTTTTTATTATTTAAACATATTATAATATCAAGCACTGCTATGGAGGAAAAAGGTGTTTGTATTAAATAACTTTATAGACTTAATATGCAATTCCTTGTTTTTAACTGGATATGTAACAAACAGTAATACATTCCCATTGCCATTGGATGAGGCAGAAGAGCAATTGTACTTAAAAAAGTTTAAAGAAGGAGATAAGACTGCAAAAAGCATATTGATCGAAAGGAACTTAAGATTAGTGGCTCATATTGTTAAAAAATATTCATTCCCAAATAAGGATGTTGATGAATTGATTTCTATTGGAACTGTCGGATTAATAAAAGCCATTGATTCTTTTGATTCTAGTAAGGGGACTAGACTTGCAACTTATGCATCAAGATGCATTGAAAATGAAATATTAATGTTATTAAGAAATAACAAGAAGCAAAAAAGTGAAATTTATTTACAAGATCCAATTGGAGTTGATAAAGAAGGAAATGAATTTTGTCTTATGGATATATTAAGCAGTGAAAAAGATTGCGTTTTAGAAAAAGTTGAAAGTAATTTACAAGTAAGGGCTTTATATAAGAAGTTGATAGAATCATTAACAAAAAGGGAAAGTGCTATTTTGATAATGAGATATGGTCTAGTAGATGGAAAATGCAAGACACAGAGAGAAATTGCTATAAATTTAGGGATTTCCAGATCATATGTATCTAGAATAGAAAAAAAAGCCTTAAAGAAATTAAAAAGAGAACTATTTTTGAGAAATTAAGGATATATGAAGGAAAATGAGTTAGATTTTCTTAAGATAGATATTGACATACTTGGAATAAGAATGCTATTTTAAAAAGTAGCATTTTATTTTTTTGTAAACTTCTGAAATAAAAGAGGAATTTAACGAAATATGTTGAATATAAAGCAAGTAATAGATTTTTTCAGTTAGGAAGGGAAAGAATTAATTATGCAGCATGGGACAATTACAGTAATAGATTTTGGAAGTAAAAAATTATCAGCTTCCATTGCGGAAACTGGAAAAGAAGATATTGAGATTTTAGCAGTTAAATCATGTAAATCAAATGGTATAGAAAAAGGCTTATTAGTTGATGTTATTAAATGCAGGGAAAATGTTATAAATTTGTTGACTGAATTGGAGGAGAAAACTAAAAAAGATATTAAAGGGATATCTATTGGAATTTCTTCGAATAATATTCGTATTACTGAAATTACTACAGCTATAAATTTGCCAGAAGAAAAGGTTACAAGTAATGATATTAGAAAAGCATTGAAGAATGGCCAAAAAAGTATAACTATAAGTGAAGAAGAGTGTGTAGTTGATGTATTAATTAATTTCTATATATTAGATGGAAAGGTAATACATAAAGACATAATTAATTGGAAAGGCCGAAAGTTAGAAATAAGTCTTACATTAGTAATAGGGCAGACGAATGAAATTCAAAAGTATTATGAATTATTTAAAGATACTAAATATGATATTGAATTTATAAAATTAAATGTATTAGTCGGAAAACAAATTTTCTTGAATGAAAAAAATTCCATGGGGAATGTTGCTTTAGTTGATATAGGAGCAGGAATTACTGATATAGCGCTATTTAATAATGGAATTCCTAAAAATATAAACGCCATTCCACTAGGTGGAAATAATATAACTAATGATTTGGCTATTTGTGGGCAATTTTCATTTTTGGAAGCTGACAACATGAAAAAGATTTATTCAAGTAATTATAATACTTTATATAAAGATACTTCTATTTCTGACGAAATTGAAGTAGGGACAACTAAGGTATCAAAAAAGTTGTTTTATGAGGTGGTTAGTGCTAGAATTGAAGAAATATTAAGTTATGTTAATATAAAATTAAAAAATACTGGTCATTATGATAGGATTTATAGTATAATTCTATATGGGGACGGAGTCAATTATTATGAAGATATAAATGAAATCGTTCGTAAAACTTTTGAGATACAAACTAGAGTTATTACTAAGAGTGAATTAGGAATAAAAAATTCTGAAAATATTACTTCCATGGCTATAGCTAAAGAGGTATATGATAGATTAAATTTATTAGGGAACAAGGGTATAGTTCAAGCTAATAAAAATAACGAAATTAAAAGAATTGATGAAAATCATAATTTGCACAATAATGAAGGTGAAAATCATATTATTAAAAAATTAAAGGATTTTTTTAATAAGATTTTTTAAGGGGAGGAATTGTTTTGTTAGATTTTGAGACAGATATACAAGAATTAACCAACATAAAGGTAATTGGTTGTGGTGGCGGTGGAAGTAATGCCGTTAACAGAATGATAGTAGAAGGATTGAAAAATGTTGAGTTTATCGCAATAAATACAGATAAGCAAGCTTTGATGCTTTCTAATGCAAATCAAAAAATTCAAATTGGAGAAAAGTTAACTAAAGGTTTAGGTGCTGGAGCTAATCCGGAAATTGGTAAAAAGGCAGCAGAGGAAAGCAGAGAAGAGATTACAGCATCTGTAAAAGGCGCTAATATGGTGTTTATTACAGCTGGTATGGGTGGCGGAACAGGTACTGGTGCAGCTCCTATAGTTGCAGAAATAGCAAAGTCTATGGATATTTTAACTGTAGGTGTAGTTACAAAGCCTTTCCCTTTTGAAGGTAAAAGAAGAATGAGACATGCTGAGATGGGTATTGCAACATTAAAAGAAAAGGTTGATACATTAGTTATTATTCCTAATGAAAGACTACTTAACATGGCAGATAAGAAAACAACATTATTAGATTCATTTAAATTAGCTGATGAAGTGTTGAGACAAGGTGTTCAGGCTATTTCAGATTTGATTACTATAACTGGTGTAATTAATGCGGACTTTGCTGATATAAAGGCAGTTATGCTTAATAAAGGATTAGCACATATGGGTGTTGGTTTTGGTAAAGGTGATACAAGAACACAGGATGCTGTTAAGCAAGCTATATCTTCTCCATTGTTAGAAACATCAATAGATGGAGCAACAGATGTTATCATAAACTTTACAGGTGGTGCAGATCTTGGTGCTTTAGAAGTATACGATGCTGCAGATGTTGTTCGTGAAGCTGTTGATCCTGATGCTAACATAATTGTTGGAGCAGTAATTGATGAAACTCTTACTGAAGAAATTAGGATTACTGTTATTGCAACTGGATTTGAAAGCGAAAATAATGCAATTGCTAATTCATTAGTTGAAGAACCAAAGAAACAGCCGGTTCAAGAAACAGTGAAGGCAGAACCAGAAGTTGCAGTGGATACAAAAGAAACAGAAGTGAATTCTAATAGTTTTGAAAATGATGATTTAGATATACCAGTTTTTTTAAGAAGACAAAAAAGGCACTAAAAAAGATCAATTAAATTATATAATTGAATAAAAGACAAAATCTAATTATTTAGGTTTTGTCTTTTTTGTGTGGTTAAATTCCTAATTTAGATAAAAATGCTACATTGTATTTTTAAAAATATATAATGTAAATATATGTAAAAAGGATAGGTAAAAAAACAAAAATAATTAATGTCATTATGACAAATTTTTGAAATTAATAAGTATATAATAAATTTCATACAGGAGGAGTAAAATGAAAATTTATGCAGATGTTTTAATTTTAGAAAATAGTATAGTAAATTTTTTTTTATTAACTTTAACTATGAAGATGATAAAACACAAATGCAAAATTGGAGCCTTAATATGTTCTAGTATTATAGGTGGAATATATACAATAGTTTTGATTATTCCACAATTAACTGTAATGACAAATTTACCCTGCAAATTAGCAGTAGCATATATTATGGTGAGAATTGCATATGGAAGAAATAATATTATTAATAATATGAAAGTCTTATTTGTTTTTTTGCTCGTAACATTTACTTTAAGTGGACTATGTTTTCTATTATCGTTACAACAAAATATATATATTCTAGGAAATAGCTTTAGAATAGAAAAATATTCGATTAAATATATCATGTTGGGAATAATGATTGTATATGTAATTTATGGCAGGTTAATTGAATATATCAGAAATAAATTGTTTGTGAATAATTATATTTTTCAGCTTGAATTTGAAATACAAGATAAGAAATACAATTTTAAAAGCTTTCTAGACACAGGAAATGAATTACGAGAACCAATTACAAATCTCCCGTGTATATTGATTGAAAAAAATCTGATAGAAGATATAAAATTTGATTGCAATAATACATATCGTATTCTTTATGATTCTATTGGAGATGGAGGAGAACTAAAGGGAGTAAGAATTAATAATGTTAAATTAAATAGTAATAGATTTCTAGATAAAAAAATTGATGCGATAATATGCCCTTGTACAGAAAAATTAAGTAAGGAAAACGAATTTAATGCATTGTTATCAAGGGGAGTAGTATAGAGGGGGATATAAATGGAAAAACTAATTTTATTTTTTAACAAACTAATAAGTAAATTTAAATGGATTAGAAAAAAATTATATTATGTTGGGGGCAATGATGCTCTGCCACCACCATTATCAAAAGATGAAGAAGAGGATTTGTTAAATAAATTAAATGATGATGATGAAAATATTAGGAGCATTTTAATTGAGCGAAATTTAAGATTAGTGGTATATATAGCCAGAAAATTTGAAAATACAGGTGTATATGTGGAAGATTTAATTTCAGTTGGAACTATTGGCTTGATAAAAGCAGTTAATACTTTTAATCCTGAGAAGAAGATTAAATTGGCAACATATGCTTCAAGATGTATAGAAAATGAAATATTAATGTACTTGAGGAGAAATAGCAAAATAAAAGCAGAAATTTCATTTTATGAACCCCTAAATATCGATTGGGATGGAAATGAACTTTTATTATCAGATATATTAGGAACTGAAAACGATACTGTTTATAATTTAATAGAAGATGAAGTTGATAAGCAATTACTGATTTTAGCATTAAAAAGTTTAAATGATAGAGAAAAAGAAATTGTAAGGTTGAGATTTGGCTTAAATGGATCAAGGGAAAAAACACAGAAAGAAGTTGCAGATATGCTTGGCATTTCTCAATCGTATATTTCTAGACTAGAGAAAAAAATAATTAAAAGATTGAAAAAAGAAATAAGTAGAATGATTTAGCTTGTCTTCAAGTATAAAAGTATTCCCTATCGGAGATAATGTTTAATGCAATGGATTATTACTTTCGAAGGGGTGAATACTTGTGATAATTAACAAAGTAGAAATATGTGGCGTTAATACTTCAAAACTCCCTGTACTTAAGGAAAAAGAAAAAAAGCAACTCTTTATGCAAATGAAAGCAGGAGATAAAACTGCAAGAGAAACTTTTATAAAGGGAAATTTGAGATTAGTACTTAGTGTTATTCAAAGATTTAATAATAGAGGAGAAAATATTGATGATTTATTTCAAGTGGGTTGTATTGGATTAATGAAGTCAATAGATAATTTTGATTTATCTCAAAATGTTAAGTTTTCAACTTATGCTGTTCCAATGATAATTGGAGAAATTAGAAGATATTTAAGAGATAATAATTCTATTAGAGTGAGCAGATCTTTAAGAGATATTGCATATAAAGCACTAATTATGAGAGAGAAGTATATTAAGGAGAATAATAAGGAACCTACAAT
The window above is part of the Clostridium saccharoperbutylacetonicum N1-4(HMT) genome. Proteins encoded here:
- the mltG gene encoding endolytic transglycosylase MltG, whose translation is MNKHKSFRKFVLIGIFFLFVMVLFFTVSYNKAIDKPLKSNEDTITIEVKQGEGFNDILNKLDKENKLSSKFFVKIKLAMDKRNFKLHEGIYEINTNATLESFINSLENENGDKDLVKLTIPEGYSIDEIADTVDEKGICSKEDFLKAVKNYDLPEFVKADNKKRYNLEGYLYPDTYLVKKDSDGNSLIKTMLNRFSEVLQQVKEETKTDLKDEEVEKIINIASIIEKEARVPGDRTLISSVIYNRLDKDMKLQIDAAVIYALGYHVDKVLNKHLEIDSPYNVYRYKGLPVGPISNPGIDCIKAALMPAKTEYLYYVLQTDKTHYFTNNYNDFLKKKKELGY
- a CDS encoding O-methyltransferase, with the translated sequence MSEITYDYMEEYIRGLISDRDGILNEIENFARENGVPIVQKETGVFLEFMTSMKKPKRILELGTAIGFSSILMYQAAGTEPEIVTIERDERMIELANVNLNKFNLSEKIKIEEGDCLEVLEKLTEPFDLIFMDAGKGHYNHFLPHCLRLLKEDGIIVADNVLFRGMVASQDLVKRRKITIVKRMRTYLELVTQDKDLITSVIPMGDGIAVTKRR
- a CDS encoding peptidase U32 family protein; translation: MIRPEILAPAGNLDKLKIAIDFGADAVYLGGSKLNLRAFADNFTNEQLKEGVEYAHERNRKVYVTMNVFPHNEDLNGAENYIKELYETGVDAIIASDPAIIATAREVAPNLEIHLSTQANNVNWRAAKFWYDQGVKRIVMARELSLTEIKQMRDNLPEECEIEAFVHGSMCISYSGRCLISNYMVGRDANRGACAQACRFKYHLVEEKRPGEYYPVVEDEKGTYIMNSKDLCMIEHIDDVINAGVYSLKIEGRMKSMYYVAAVVKSYRQAVDAYMKDPGDYKFDPKWMENLNKVSHRQYHTGFYYGQNGEQVYEDSAYIRNADIIGIVRAYDEETQIATIEQKNKVLNGDTVEILRPEGENFEVVLHDMTEENGTPIESANRAKMIYKVKVDVPLKVKDLIVKDK
- a CDS encoding penicillin-binding transpeptidase domain-containing protein — translated: MNKRLAQILIMFIVVILILTMRLSMLQIYPSDKVVSSYQNHQEENISNMNYMIVDTNGKDLMKYNKKYVLVIDTRPFSLNNYEETLEDLMALNFIMKSETPDFNYSEIMKQSGKVYFNISEETYNKINNLKNIKGIYTYISDEVDTKKAWSISNMLSKILDDKQESNSLEGQLYNYLKDNDKPKNEFYLDNRAVYAEKSVKINDNNRNIKLTIDKEIEDKIREILDKDEYSYLNNIGVTIMEADTGKIRAIVQKDESEANINLGIQQIGYEPGSIYKSITLAAALDMGLVNVNDTFVCSGKICKEVHGKLSVEQAFEKSCNDIFAELGAKVGYEKLMEYSKEQGLYDKVLDFNTSNRVEATGVEPNIDAGMNNISIGQCMNVTPVQMLGAINTIINNGVYEKPYIVEGILDKDDNEVKEFQTSKKKVYSETTAKLVKNAMKQVVIKGTGIKAYISDLDIGGKTGSSTGNGGQTHGWFAGYFKVGGKNYTMIVFTPSIESKNNNTNNEELGGGDTAAPIFKDIVKKLSGN
- the sigK gene encoding RNA polymerase sporulation sigma factor SigK, with the translated sequence MFVLNNFIDLICNSLFLTGYVTNSNTFPLPLDEAEEQLYLKKFKEGDKTAKSILIERNLRLVAHIVKKYSFPNKDVDELISIGTVGLIKAIDSFDSSKGTRLATYASRCIENEILMLLRNNKKQKSEIYLQDPIGVDKEGNEFCLMDILSSEKDCVLEKVESNLQVRALYKKLIESLTKRESAILIMRYGLVDGKCKTQREIAINLGISRSYVSRIEKKALKKLKRELFLRN
- a CDS encoding cell division FtsA domain-containing protein, whose amino-acid sequence is MQHGTITVIDFGSKKLSASIAETGKEDIEILAVKSCKSNGIEKGLLVDVIKCRENVINLLTELEEKTKKDIKGISIGISSNNIRITEITTAINLPEEKVTSNDIRKALKNGQKSITISEEECVVDVLINFYILDGKVIHKDIINWKGRKLEISLTLVIGQTNEIQKYYELFKDTKYDIEFIKLNVLVGKQIFLNEKNSMGNVALVDIGAGITDIALFNNGIPKNINAIPLGGNNITNDLAICGQFSFLEADNMKKIYSSNYNTLYKDTSISDEIEVGTTKVSKKLFYEVVSARIEEILSYVNIKLKNTGHYDRIYSIILYGDGVNYYEDINEIVRKTFEIQTRVITKSELGIKNSENITSMAIAKEVYDRLNLLGNKGIVQANKNNEIKRIDENHNLHNNEGENHIIKKLKDFFNKIF
- the ftsZ gene encoding cell division protein FtsZ — protein: MLDFETDIQELTNIKVIGCGGGGSNAVNRMIVEGLKNVEFIAINTDKQALMLSNANQKIQIGEKLTKGLGAGANPEIGKKAAEESREEITASVKGANMVFITAGMGGGTGTGAAPIVAEIAKSMDILTVGVVTKPFPFEGKRRMRHAEMGIATLKEKVDTLVIIPNERLLNMADKKTTLLDSFKLADEVLRQGVQAISDLITITGVINADFADIKAVMLNKGLAHMGVGFGKGDTRTQDAVKQAISSPLLETSIDGATDVIINFTGGADLGALEVYDAADVVREAVDPDANIIVGAVIDETLTEEIRITVIATGFESENNAIANSLVEEPKKQPVQETVKAEPEVAVDTKETEVNSNSFENDDLDIPVFLRRQKRH
- a CDS encoding sigma-E processing peptidase SpoIIGA, which codes for MKIYADVLILENSIVNFFLLTLTMKMIKHKCKIGALICSSIIGGIYTIVLIIPQLTVMTNLPCKLAVAYIMVRIAYGRNNIINNMKVLFVFLLVTFTLSGLCFLLSLQQNIYILGNSFRIEKYSIKYIMLGIMIVYVIYGRLIEYIRNKLFVNNYIFQLEFEIQDKKYNFKSFLDTGNELREPITNLPCILIEKNLIEDIKFDCNNTYRILYDSIGDGGELKGVRINNVKLNSNRFLDKKIDAIICPCTEKLSKENEFNALLSRGVV
- the sigE gene encoding RNA polymerase sporulation sigma factor SigE; amino-acid sequence: MEKLILFFNKLISKFKWIRKKLYYVGGNDALPPPLSKDEEEDLLNKLNDDDENIRSILIERNLRLVVYIARKFENTGVYVEDLISVGTIGLIKAVNTFNPEKKIKLATYASRCIENEILMYLRRNSKIKAEISFYEPLNIDWDGNELLLSDILGTENDTVYNLIEDEVDKQLLILALKSLNDREKEIVRLRFGLNGSREKTQKEVADMLGISQSYISRLEKKIIKRLKKEISRMI
- the sigG gene encoding RNA polymerase sporulation sigma factor SigG codes for the protein MIINKVEICGVNTSKLPVLKEKEKKQLFMQMKAGDKTARETFIKGNLRLVLSVIQRFNNRGENIDDLFQVGCIGLMKSIDNFDLSQNVKFSTYAVPMIIGEIRRYLRDNNSIRVSRSLRDIAYKALIMREKYIKENNKEPTISQIAKELELPREEVVFALDAIQDPVSLFEPIYHDGGDAIYVMDQISDSQNTDEHWLENISIKEAMKKLTDREKLILNLRFFNGRTQMEVADEIGISQAQVSRLEKTALKHMRKHI